The window AAGGTGGCGCAGGATGAGCCGGCCGCTCGGCACCCCCACACAGCGGGCAGCGGTGACGAACTCCTGTTCCCGCAGGCTGAGGAACTGCCCCCGCACCAGCCGGCAGATGCTGGGCCAGGCCAGGAAGCCGATGACGGCCATGATGTTGTACAGGCTGGCGCCGATCAGCGCCACCACCGTGATAATGATGATGAGCAGGGGGAAGCACATGAAGACATCGGTGATGCGCATGATGATGGTGTCCACGACGCCGCCGTAGTAGCCGGCGATCGCGCCCAGTATCGTCCCGATCAGGGTGTAGATCATGACGGCCACCAGGCCGACCGAGAGGGATACCCGCGTGGCATACACCAGCCGCGCCCACACATCGCGGCCCAACGGGTCGGTCCCCAGGATGTGTTCGCGAGAGGGCGGCATCTTGATGGCCGAGTAATCCTGGTAATAGGGGTCCTGGCCGGCCACGTAGGGGGCCAAGATGGCCACCAGGGCCAGGAGGATGATGACGACGGCGCCGGCGACCGCCAGCCGATGCCGCAGGAATCTGCGCAGGATGCGCTGTCCCATACTTTCCTGGCGCATTGCCCGCCAGTTCACGTTCACTGCTTGGGTTCCCTGTACTGCCATGTCCGCTTCCCTGTCAGTGGAATGGTGAAGGTGACGCAGAGGTCACCCGGAAATCTCACAATCCTTCGCCGGCGAGCTGTCTCAGCGCCGGCCACAGCCCAAGGGCCTGCACGCCGTCGGCGCGGTAGATGCCGATGGCATCGGCGCCGGCGTCCCTCGCGATGTGGGCCGCGCGCAGGATATCCCCCGCGGTGGAAAGGCGGCGCTCGCCCCAACAGCACAACTGCGCCATGAGAGGGATCGCATCTCCAAGGGCCTGCCGGGCGGCGCGC of the Anaerolineae bacterium genome contains:
- a CDS encoding ABC transporter permease codes for the protein MAVQGTQAVNVNWRAMRQESMGQRILRRFLRHRLAVAGAVVIILLALVAILAPYVAGQDPYYQDYSAIKMPPSREHILGTDPLGRDVWARLVYATRVSLSVGLVAVMIYTLIGTILGAIAGYYGGVVDTIIMRITDVFMCFPLLIIIITVVALIGASLYNIMAVIGFLAWPSICRLVRGQFLSLREQEFVTAARCVGVPSGRLILRHLLPNCVGPITVAATFGMAGAILTEASLSFLGLGVPPPQPSWGQMLTDAQKLTVLSRMPWLWVPPGIMIALTVLCVNFVGDGLRDALDPRMRID